One genomic window of Mercenaria mercenaria strain notata chromosome 2, MADL_Memer_1, whole genome shotgun sequence includes the following:
- the LOC123564792 gene encoding CDP-diacylglycerol--glycerol-3-phosphate 3-phosphatidyltransferase, mitochondrial-like isoform X2: protein MTVRPEVLREKFGWINEHVPCFGVNGDNITVINQPVDFYETFKNMTRNARNRIVIASLYLGTDDLEQDLIRSIESACERAVQNNNDSFEVHVLLDYTRGSRGNNKSSRTMLLPLLEKYRGKVQVYLYHTPDLRGIWKKILPERFNEIVGLNHMKIYLADDNFIISGANLSDSYFTNRQDRYIQFRSCPEMSNYLCDLVCAVSRFSFHLQCNNTTIYPEEAPHPYDGSEGILVFKDYAGGTMSKLNKVWRESRASTQITSNDSSVDTWLYPLIQMGPFKIKDDEIVTERLFTSSEICDRILLASGYFNLTSRYVDFVINRSSAVFDILTASPETNGFFGSSGISGFVPDAYTRIAKQFHEETCKQCQDQRISLYEYYKPHWTFHVKGLWYYIPDSRLPVLTLIGSPNFGYRSIYRDLECQVAVLTTNISLQNQLKQEHERLYDTSYKVTEKTFQRPDRYVPLWVRFVTKIIKNFF from the exons ATGACTGTGAGGCCAGAGGTTTTACGGGAAAAGTTTGGCTGGATTAATGAGCATGTTCCTTGCTTTGGTGTGAATGGTGACAATATCACTGTGATAAATCAGCCAGTGGACTTCTACGAAACTTTTAAA aACATGACAAGAAATGCCAGAAATCGTATTGTTATTGCCTCCCTTTATCTTGGAACAGATGATTTAGAACAAGACCTG ATCAGGAGTATAGAGTCAGCATGTGAAAGAGCTGTACAAAATAACAATGACAGTTTTGAAGTCCATGTACTGTTAGATTATACCAGAGGATCAAGGGGAAATAATAAAAGTTCACGAACAATGTTACTTCCCTTGTTGGAAAAATACAGAGGCAAAGTGCAAGTGTACCTATATCATACACCAGATTTACGTGGAATTTGGAAGAAAATACTGCCTGAAAGATTCAATGAGATTGTTGGCTTGAATCACATGAAAATATACCTGGCTGATGATAATTTTATCATAAGTGG TGCCAATCTAAGTGATTCGTACTTCACAAATCGCCAGGATAGATATATACAGTTTCGATCTTGTCCAGAAATGTCCAACTACCTCTGTGATCTTGTATGTGCAGTATCTCGGTTCTCATTCCACCTGCAGTGCAATAATACCACTATATATCCGGAAGAAGCCCCTCATCCTTATGATG GTTCAGAAGGTATCCTAGTGTTCAAAGACTATGCTGGAGGAACAATGTCAAAACTGAACAAAGTTTGGAGGGAATCAAGGGCGTCAACTCAAATTACCTCAAATGACAGCAGTGTAGATACATGGTTGTATCCCTTGATACAAATGGgtccatttaaaataaaagatgatGAAATAGTGACTGAACGTCTGTTCACAAGCTCTGAAATCTGTGATAGAATACTGTTAGCCTCAGGATATTTTAATCTGACCAGTCGCTATgtagattttgtgataaatagaTCCAGTGCCGTGTTTGATATTCTCACTGCTTCACCTGAG ACAAATGGATTCTTCGGATCATCAGGGATTTCGGGCTTTGTACCTGATGCATACACAAGAATTGCCAAACAGTTTCATGAAGAGACATGTAAACAGTGTCAAGATCAACGTATATCTCTTTACGAATATTACAAACCTCATTGGACATTTCATGTCAAAGGATTGTGGTACTATATACCAGACTCAAGGTTACCTGTGCTCACCTTAATAGGATCTCCAAATTTTG GCTACAGATCTATATACAGAGATTTAGAATGTCAAGTGGCTGTTCTCACAACAAATATCTCATTACAAAATCAGCTGAAACAG